The following nucleotide sequence is from Melioribacteraceae bacterium.
ATTGGGATGAAATTGAATACTTCAAACTCGCCGTTCCTCATGCCGAAAGAGATGAGATGGTAGCAGAAGTGAAAGACGGTTGCAATGGTTGCCACACACCGATAGCTTATATTGCCGGTGATACACCTCCACCCTTCCCCCACGAAAACTCCCGAGCTAATGAATCTGTATCATGCGATGTTTGTCATACAATTACTGGTTTTGAGGGAGATATTCCCTATAATTTTAATTACATCATGTCTCCCGGAAAAACAAAATATAGTTCTCGTAAAGGAGATATTGATTCACCTGCTCATCAAATTGTCCGATCCGAATTTCATAAATCAGGAGACTTTTGCGGTATTTGCCACAACGAAAAAAGTCCTTATGATGCTTGGGTAAAATCAACTCACCTTGAATGGAAAGAAGGTCCTTATTTCAAAGAAGGTGTTCAATGCCAAGATTGTCATATGACAAAAACTAAATTTAAAAGTGCTTCAATGGGATTAACTTATGAAGATACAAAACTTCATCTATTCCATGGTGCTCATGATGAAGGTAAAGTAAAAGGAACAATTGAAGTAAGAATTAATCCCGATATCCGTGAAGTTGAACCGGGTGAAGTTGTAAAGTTCACTGTAGCTCTTTTCAATCAAAAGACCGGGCATAAATTTCCGACCGGTTCAGTTGAAGATAGAATCGTTTGGCTGCATGTTGAAGCTACTGATTCAGAAGGGAATGTTTATCATCTACCGGTAGACAAGAAAGGATTTGATGGCGAGGAATATACAATCGCTGCCGATGTTTTAGCTTATCAAGATATGGGCATTGCTCTGGATGATCCAAATTTTAAAGGAGTCCAGCGAGATGCCGTTCCGGTTGGAGATCGAATTTTTAGGATGCCTTATTTCGATCCTCAAGGTAGAATGACAATTCAGCAGTGGAATACTAAATCGCTTGGTGTAGATTATCGAATTGGACCAAGAGAAACTCAGACGGAAACTTTCACTTTCAGACTGCCCTATGAAATAGCAGAAGGTAAAGTAAAGGTAAAAGCTACAATTAACTATCAGAAGCTTGTTTCTTCAGTTGGTGAATTTTTAGAAGTACCTGAAGATGAAATGGAAATAATAAAAGTCGGTGAACACAGCACAGAATTTACAGTCTTCTATTAATGGAGGAATTAAAATGAAAAGAATTGTTGTAAACATATTTATTGTATCTATATTATTGGTATTATTTTCCGATACAATTTTAGCAATTCCGGCTTTTGCTCGGAAATATAATATGAGTTGTACTACGTGTCATGCACCCGCACCAAGACTAAAAGCTTACGGAGATGAATTTGCCGGTAACGGATTTAAACTTTCGGATCAACAAAATCCGCGTTATTATGTTGATACAGGTGATGATGAACTATCACTTATTCGAGACTTCCCTCTTGCTGTAAGATTAGAAGGTTTAGTTACCTATAACAATAATAATTCTGATAAGGCAGATTTTAATGCACCATATAATCTAAAATTATTATCAGGCGGAGAAATTGCACCCGATATAGCTTATTACTTTTATTTTTTCTTCAGTGAACGCGGACATGTTGCGGGAATAGAAGATGCCTTCATTATGTTTAATAATTTATTCGGTTCCGAACTTGATTTATATGTCGGTCAGTTTCAAGTTTCCGATCCACTTTTCAAAAGAGAACTTAGATTAACTTTTGCCGATTATGATATTTACAAAACTAGTATCGGCGCGTCGCGTATAAATCTAGCATACGATCGTGGAATAATGTTAACATACGGTTTTGATACTGGTACAGACATAATAGTCGAAGTATTAAACGGAACAGGAATCGGTGATGCCGATGCATTGAAAAATTTTGATTACGACAAACATAAAAACTTTGCCGGAAGAATCTCGCAAGATGTGAGCGATTTTTTACGAATTGGTGGTTTTGGTTATTATGGAAAGGAAGATTTAGAGCAAGGCGGCGATTATTTTACAAATGAAGTTTGGTATGCCGGTGCTGATCTAACTCTCAGCTATGAAGATCTTGTTGAATTAAATGCGCAGTATCTCTTAAGAAATGATTCACATCCTTTGTCCAAAACTCTTTACTCCTTTAATGAAGATATTAAGACTAAAGGAATATTCGGAGAATTAATTTATACGCCGGAAGGTGATAAAAGTAAATGGTATGCATCAGCTTTATACAATTGGCAAGAATCCGACTTGCCCGGATATAATCTTTCAAAAGCTACTGGTCACATTGGCTGGGTAGTAAGAAGAAATATTAGATTATTCTGTGAATTTAGTTATGATATTGAATATGAATTTGGTCAAATTGGTGTAGGGTTTATTTCAGCTTTCTAAGCTGAGATTAAAGGGAGGTACACAAGAGGCGGACATTTGTTCGCCTTTTTTATTTCCTTCTACTCCACAAATTATTTGCTTTCTCTTTAAATTTTGCGAGCAATTTTTCAGCCCAAACAAATTCTGTTGCAAGCACCGCGAGTCCGACCGGGATAATAATTATTGCAGGACCTGGTAAAAATATTACCACAATTCCAATCAATAAGATAGTGAATCCAAACACCGCAACAATTATTTTCTTTATCTTTTTACGCATAGAACTCCGCTGAGCAATTAGCAAATATAAAATTTTCTTTTCAAAATACTACTTTGGCTTTTAATGGTTGGAATTGTATAAGTTCAACAGGTGTGTTTAAAATAACAAACCCGTCTATTGACGGGTTTTGTGGGGGCACATGGATTCGAACCAAGGACCTTCTGCTTGTAAGGCAGACGCTCTAAACCAGCTGAGCTATGCCCCCTTTTTCACTTCCAGTAAATCAAAAATCAGACTTCAATTATACCACTCTTATGTTAATTTTTCAAATAAATTCTTACTTATTTGATGAATATTATGCTGAGCGGATGACGGGGATCGAACCCGCGACATTCAGCTTGGGAAGCTGACACTCTACCAACTGAGTTACATCCGCCTATATTCAAAATTAATTAGCCGGAAAGATTAATTCAATATAAATTTGTAAACTTGTTTTGTACTCATTAAACTTTTATGACTAAGAAAAATCAGAAAATACTCCACCTTTCCATCATATTCGGAATTCTTTTAATTAGTTTCTTTGCTTGGAATACCTTCGTTCTATTTCCCATTAAAATTTTTGTCGTTTTGCTTCATGAAATGAGTCACGGAATTGTTGCCGTTTTTACAGGCGGTAAAATTATTTCTATTGAAGTAACCGAATATCTTGGCGGTATTACAACTACAGAAGGCGGAAACATAATTCTAATTGCTTCATCAGGTTATTTAGGAAGTATTGCGATCGGCACTTTACTTTTTTATTCATCATTTGATAAAAAACTTTCTATATGGTTTACAACCGGATTGGCAATTTTGCTTCTGATATTCACTGCAAATTTTTTAATTGGGACAGTAAGCCAAATTACAGCAATGTTAGCAGCTATTATATTAATTATCTCACCGAGATATTTTAATGCAATCGCTAATCAAATCTTACTGCAAGCGATTGGATTAGTTAGTGTGTTCTATGTATTAATCGATATGAAGGAAGATTTGCTTTCGGGAAGTACTTATAAAACCGATTCAAATTTGTTGGAATCGTTGACCACTATTCCTTCAACATTTATTGCACTGTTTTGGATGTCGATTTCAATAATAGTCATTTACTTTTTGGTAAGAAAATTACTGCTGGCTAAATAACCGATGACTCATTTCTTGGATCTTTCACCATAGAAAGTATCCATAATCCTACAACAAAAAATGCACCTATTGATAGAATTGCCGCACGTTGACTTCCGGTTGTGAAGCTAATTATTCCGAATACAAGTGGACCAAGAATTGCAGAACTTTTTCCAAAGAAAGAATAGAAACCAAAAAATTCGGTTTTACGATCAGGTGGAGTTAATTTTGACATTAAACTTCTGCTCGTAGATTGTGTTGCGCCCATTACGCTTCCGGCTAACAAACCAATAACATAAAACGCGTCCTTTTGAACGGTGACAACATCGGAATTAAAATATGCTGTGAAATATCTAACTAAGTAAGCATCCGGTGAACTCGTCATGAATGCTAATAAGATTGTAAATATCCAAATTATGAGAGACAATACAATAGATTTTTTCTGTCCGACTGAATCAGCAAGTATTCCGAATGTTACCGATCCGAGTATTGCGGTTGTTTGCACTATTAAAAAGAATGTGATCAACTCCATCATGGAAAAATTAAGAGTTGTACTTGCGTAATTACCCGAGAAAAATATAATCGTGTTAACACCTTCTATATAAAAAAAGTATGCGATTAAAAAAGTGGCTAAGTTTTTATAATTCTTAAGATGACTTAGAGTATTCCAAACTCTTTTAAATCCAATACTTGCAAATGATTCTGTATGAATTACATCTTTCCGAGAATCTTTTAAAAATATAAATAGCGGGATAGCAAAAAGGAAAAAGAATAATGCAGATATCGGGAAGGTTTCTCTGATCATTTCATTTTGGATGAACGGGAAGGCAAGAGCAAGTGAGGCTAATGAACCGATATAACCCATCGCAAATCCGTATCCGCTAACTCTTCCATAATTTTTAGGAGTTGTAATTTCCGGAAGAAATGCATCGTAAAAGACAAGTCCCGCTTCAAAACCGATATTAGCTAGAATGAATAGAAGAACCGCCCAAAAAATATCCCCTTCTCCCACAAAATAGAGCAAGGAAGTTGAAAGAATACAGAGTAGAGTAAAGAAAAGTAAAAACCGTTTTTTACCTGCGGAATAATCAGCAATTGCACCAAGAATAGGAGAAATAAACGCGACAATAATCATTGAGGCTGATGTACCGATACTCCAATAAAGATCACCTATCGGCTGACCGGCTGCGACTGTTTCTTTGAAGTAAACGGCAAATAAAAAGGTAACAACTACAATTGAGTACGATGTATTGGCGAGATCGAAGAGGGTCCAAATAAAAATCTTAAATTTGCTTTCAGGTGTTTTTTGTGATTGTTTGGTCAATCAATCCTCTTCCGACTTTATTAAGTTTACCACTTTGTTTTAGATCAGTTAAAATTGCGTCAAGTATTCCGTTAATAAATTTACCGCTGTTTGATGTACTATAATCCTTCGCAATCTCAATTACCTCATTGATTGAAACTTTTGGTGGAATATCCGGGAAATAAAATATTTCAGCAATTCCTATTCTCAATAAAATTCTGTCTATTAGAGCGATGCGATCCATTTCCCAGTTATTCACTCTCTCCGAAATTTGCGCGTCAAGTTCTTTCCGGTTTGCAATAACAGCATTAACAAGTTTTGTCGAAAATTCTTTATCAGATTTTGTTGTAATATCAATGAGAATACCGTCAAGAAGGTTTTGCAAACCATCACCGCTCATTTCGTACGCATACAAAACTTGCAGACTTTTTTCTCTTAAAACTCTTCTAATTGTTTTCTTTGCAGGCATATATGTCATATATCAAAACTTAATAGAACGATGAAAAAAAATATAGAGTGCGCTACCTATTTTATCAAAATAAAAAATAAAAGGTTGTCTCAAATTGACAGAGACAACCATAAAGTATTTACTTTGTTGTTAATTCGCCTAATCTACCGGAAAAATTTGAATACCCGGAATAGATTTTCCTAATTCCACCAATATTTTGCAGTCTTTCTTCTGCAAGCTTATTAGATGCAACATGCGTCGGGACATTGTGTTCTTTTGAAAGCAATAATACTTTTTTAACGATATCATAGATCGCTTCAGCTTGTTTCATTGCTCTATCTTGTCGGTAGCCTTCTAATTCATTAGATACGTTGATTAAACCTCCGGCATTTATTACATAATCGGGGGCATATAAAATGCCTTTATCCAAAAGCATTTGACCGTGTTTATTTTCGTCTTCAAGCTGATTATTAGCTCCACCAGCAATAATCTCACATTTTAATTTTGCAATCGTTTCATCATTTAGGATTCCACCAAGAGCGGTAGGGGCAAAGATCTCAGCATCAGTGTCATAAATTTCTTCCGGTTTAACAACATGTGCTTTTACTGTTTCAAGAATTCGTTTTACTTTATCCTCAACTATATCGGTGATTATTAATTCAGCACCTTCGCTATATAGATGCTCACATAAATAACGAGCAACTTGACCTGCGCCCTGCACAGCGATTTTTCTTCCGCGGAGAGAATCGTTCCCCCACTTTTGTTTTGCGCAAGCTTTCATTCCAACATAAACGCCATAAGCAGTTACGGGTGATGGATCTCCTGAACCGCCTAATGCCTTAGATATACCGGTTACATACTTGGTTTCCATTCTTACATATTCCATATCGCGAACATCGGTACCGACATCTTCGGCAGTGATGTATCTTCCCGCCAGACCATCAACAAACTTTCCGAAAGTCCTAAATAACAATTCATTTTTTTGTGTTCTTGAATCACCTATGATTACAGCTTTTCCGCCGCCTAAATTTAAACCTGCAGCCGCTGCCTTGTAAGTCATACCTCTTGATAATCGTAAGACATCTTTTAATGCTTGGTCGGATGTTGAATAGCTCCACATTCTAGTACCGCCTAAAGACGGTCCCAAAGTCGTATCATGAATTGCAATAATAGCTCTTAAACCTGATTCCTTATTCGAACAATAAACCACTTGTTCGTGGTCATTATTTTCCATCATTTCAAAAATTTCCATTATAACTCCCTCGTTTATTCCTTTATTCCATTAAATTCCGAAAAGCCAAAAAAGTACCAAAGCGATACTTTCTCGGAACCTGTAATATAATAATTTTTCTAGATTTAGATTGTAATCGGATGCGATACCTTCAACTTTTATATTAAAGAAATGAGCCATTTCGATTGCGCGAGGTAAGTGAAAATCATCCGAAATAAGTACCACTTTTAGCGGCTGTGTATTTCTAAAAAAATTATTTCTTGTAAATTCTACTTGTTGAATGGTTGTAGAAGTTTCTTCTTCGATTAGTACACGACTTGAGCTAGAACCTAAATCCTTGTAATAATCCGCTCCAGCTTTCGCTTCGGATATTTCACCCGGTGCATTTCCACCTGTGAATTGAACTGTTCTAACTTTGCCAACTTGACTGAGTTTGTGAACTTTTTTAATTCTGCCTTCGAAAATTGTGCTTGGTTTATTATTGCTCCATACTGCTGCACCTAAGACTACTGCAATATCATAGCTTTGAGCTGATTGAATTTGTTTTAATTTATAACTTTGCGAGGTAATGAAATAATAGCTAAACCCGAGTGTTAGAGTAATTGCCAATATAGCTCCGCTAAATGCTCTTACAGATCCGCTACTTTGTCTTCCTATTAATATTCCCCAAATGTAAGCCAGCAAATAGTAGTGAGTAAATAAATTAATAATAAAAATGACAGCTAAATAAAACTTGCGGGCAGGAACTTCAAATAAATACGTGTTTAAGGGTTCAAACTCAAATGTGGATATCGCATAACCAATTCCGTAGGATACTATTGCAAGAATTGAAACAAAAATAATTGTTCTGAATACCTTATTATCATATCCATTGCCAACTACATGTAAAAGCACTGCACCAAGAATTATAAGAAACGATAAGAGTAGATTAAAAATATTTCCAAGGTACGAAAAATTTATATCCGATAGTGGAATGTCGTAGATGGAGTATTTAAACAGAATTTGGAGAATGAGATTAGTAAATAGAAGAAACAATGCTGTAATTAATTTTGACATATTAGATTTGCTATCTCATAATGAATATTGGTTAATTATTGGGAAATATAGCTACATTGATGTTGTTACCATAGTTATAAATTTTTGCATTAACATTAAAAACAGCAGAAATATTTTCTTCAGTTAACACTTTATGTTTAATATCATCAAGATAGATTTTTCCGTCTTTCATGAAAATCATTCTGTGGCTGTAGCAGCCTGATAAATTTAAATCGTGTGAAACCATAATTATCGTCAATTTCTTCTCGTTGTTTAACGATTTCAACAAATCAAATATTGAAATTTGATGTTCCAAATCCAAATGCGCATTTGGTTCATCAAGCAAAATTAAGTCCGGTTCTTGAACTAATGCACGCGCAATAAATGCTCTTTGAGCTTCACCACCTGAAACGGAGTTAATGCTTTTATTTTTTAAATGACTGATACCAACCAAATCCAAAACATTATTTATTTTTTTGATATCATCATCCTTTTCGAATCCCAAAAAATTAAGATAAGGAGTTCTTCCCATCGCAACAATTTCAAAAATGGAAAAAGGGTAAACGGAATAATATTTTTGCGGGACAAAAGAGATTCTCTTTGCTAATTCTTTCCGGGAAAAAGTTTTATAATTTTTTCCCTCAAAGAGAATCTCTCCTGAATTTGGAGTGCTAATACCGAGGATAAGATTTAGTAGAGTTGATTTACCTGATCCATTAGGACCTAATATGGTAACAAACTCACCTGGATTAACTACTAAATAGATATCATTAAGTGTAAACCCATCAGGATCATCATTATACTTGAATGCGACCTTTTTTAATGTAAGCATCACTGAAAATTAATTGATTATTTTTTTTTACTTAGGGTAGAAGATAACCAATTTTTCAATGATTCTTTAGTCACTCTAACGACATCCGGTAAATCATAAATAATGGTATAAATAACTGGCACAATGATTAATGTTAAAACTGTACCGAATAATAATCCAAAAATAACCGCAACACCCATCTGCCTCCAAAATTCGGCATCTGTGCCGCCGCTTTGGAATGAAAGTGTATAAAGATCAAATCCAAAACCAAAAGTTAACGGGATTAATCCTAAGATAGTTGTAATTGCGGTTAGTGTAACCGGTCTAAACCTTCTTAATCCAGCACGAATTACCGAATCTGTAACACTCAGACCACGATTCCTCAAGATATTAACGTAATCAATCAATACAATGTTATTGTTTACAATTACGCCGGCTAAACTTATAACTCCTATACCGGTCATAATAATTCCAAATGCCATTCCGAATAACGTTAACCCAATTAAAACACCGATTAATGATATAATAACAGCTGCCATAATAATAAGTGGTTGACTTAACGAATTAAATTGGATTACAAGTACAAGAAATATACTCAGTAAAGCAATCATAAAAGCACGTCCGAGAAATTCTTGAGCTTTTTCTTGCTCCTCATTCTGTCCTGTGTAATCAATTTTATAATCTTGCGGTAAATTAAATGACGCAAGTTTAGCTTTAACGTTATCTAAAACTTCATTTTGGTTAAAACCCTCTTTAACATTTGAAGAAACAGTAACAACTCTCTTTAAATCGACTCTTCTAATTGAACCGGGTCCTCTATCTCTGCTAATCTCAGCGACACTACTTAGAGGAACATCAAGTGTATTTCCCTTTTTATCATTATAAATGATTCTTAGGGAATTTAAGGCATCAATACTATTCCGCTGATCTTCTTTTAAGCGAACAGTAATATCATATTCATCTTCATTTACTCTATAATTTGAAGCTTCAAAACCATTTATTGCTGTTCTTATCGAATTAGCGATAATTGAAGTATTCATATCAAGTAATGCGGCTTTTTCTCTGTTGATAATAACTCTTACTTCAGGACGGCCGGCATCGTAATCATCTTGAATATCTACAACTCCAAGGATTTCTTTTATTTGATCTTTAACTTGGTCGGCAAGAACCCCAAGCATTGTAAAATCATCACCCGAAATTTCAATATTTACGGGTTTACCAACCGGCGGTCCGGCTGCCTCTTGTTGAATATCATATTCAGCACCAGGAATTTTGCTAATGGCTTCTCGTATCTGATCAGTTGTTATTTTTGAAGACTGACTGCGTAAATCATAATCAATATACTGGACAGTAATTGTACTTTTATTCGGGGTTGAACTTCCGCCATCAAACGGATTATTTGAAGACCCAACATTTGCAACATAATCTTTGACATCAACTTCGGCAAATTGCTTTAATTCTTGTTCAACACTTTTCGCAATTCTGTTTGACATGTCAATGTTTGTTCCGGTAGGACTTTCAATGTTTACGTATACACGGGGAGGATCAATATTTGGGAAAAATTCAACTCCATGATCAAACTCTCTATAAACCAATGAAATAATAATTAAAAGTAATATAGTGCCCGAAATAATTTTCAATCGCGGATTCAAGAAAAGATATATTATTCCAACCCCTAAAAGTGTACTAATTATTAATACAAGTACGTTTGGAATTTCCGGTGTTTCAACCGCGGCATTAGTAATCATTATTAATATGATTGTAGCTAGAATTCCGAACCAATTTCTCTTATTAACTTTTTGATTTTTATCTCTTTCTTTACCTACGGCACTTTTTAAAAACTTTTCGTAATATCTTATTACTACAGGCAAAGCGACATCGACAAAGAAATGTGTCAGTTTATTAAGTGGTAATATTAATTTCTTTAAAAGTGTATCGGCTTTATCATTTGGGTTTTCCACCTTCATAAATTTTGATGCAAAAACCGGATTAATTATCAACGCGACGAACAAGGACGATGTTAGAGTTATAATAACTGTAATCGGCAAATAAAACATAAAATCACCAACAACACCGGGCCAAAAAGTCATTGGCAAAAAAGCTAAAACTGTTGTAAGTGTTGAAGTTGTAATAGGCCAAGCAACTTCCGCAGTTGCAGTCTTTGCCGCTCTAATAAGATCATATCCTTCTTCTAAGAACTTGTAGATATTTTCAATAACGACTATTGCGTTATCAACTAGCATACCCAAAGCAAGTATTAAGGAGAAAAGTACGATGAAGTTTAGAGTAAAACCGAAAGCAGATAATAAAGTGAAAGATATTAACATACTTAATGGAATTGCGATTGCAACAAATAAAGCGTTTCTAATTCCAAGAAAAAACAGAAGTACTATAAGAACTAAAACTAAACCTGAGAAAATATTATTCTCTAAGTTTCTATTGCTCTCCTTTATATCCTTAGAAAAATCTACGGTTAAGTTGAAATTCAATCCATCCGGGTAACTTGATTTAGCATTTGCAATTACTTCTTTTACCTTATCGGCAATCTCGATAATATTAGCACCGACACGTTTAGAAATGTTTAAAGTGACTGCATCAACTCCATTTACTCTAGCGTAGGTAGTTCTATCTTTGAATGAATACGAAACCTCAGCAACATCACGGATATAAATAGGTTTACCTTCATGCATTTTTGCAATGAGATCTTGTATGATATACGGTTTATCAAATTCACCAGGAACGCGAACCAAAAAACTCTTTGTTGCTAAATCGATTGAACCGCCCGGGATTGTTCTATTTTCATTTTGAATTGCTTCAATGATATCATCGAACCGTAGGTTATAATGCATCAGTTTATTGGCATCGACGTCAACTTTTACTTCTCGCTCAAGCCCACCGGATATCTTAACTTCTAAGACACCATTAATATTTTCTATCTCGTCTTTTAAATCATCTGCAATATCTTTCAATTTTACTAATCCATACGGACCACTTATGTTGTACGTCATAATCGGGAATTCTGAGAAGTTAATTTCAATGATCTCCGGCTTTTCTACATCGTCAGGCAATTCTGATTCAGCCTTTTGAACTTTATCTCTAATTTTTTGCAAAGCCTCGTCAATATCAAAACCACTTTGAAACTCGGCTTGAATCAGAGAGAATCCTTCAAAGGAAGCCGATCGCAATTCTTTTACTTCACTTATTGTGCTAATTTCTTTTTCAATCGGCTGAGTTATTAATGATTCAATATCTTCCGGTGAAACTCCAAAATATGGAGTAGAAACTATAACTAAAGGAATTTGAACATCCGGTGAAGCTTCTCTGGGTAGTGAATTATATGACGTTATACCAAATATTATAATGATAAATACAAGAATAAATATACTTGTTCTGTTATCTATACTTACATCTGTAATTTTCATAAAAGAAATCCTTAGTTTACAATTGATACATTTTCGCCGTCAACTAAATTTTGAAACCCGACGACGATTAATCTATCCCCTTTTGAAAGACCGCTCTTCACAGCCACAGCATCACCATTTCTATTCAAGATATTGATATTTCTCAATTCAGCTTTACCATCTTTTTCAACAAAGACTATATATCCATCGTCTGTTCGTGTAATAACTTCTTCAGGGATGATTATGATATCTTTATAATTTTGCTTTGTTATTGAAACCTCAGCTAACATATCCGGTTTGATTAATCCATTTTTGTTTTGAATCACAATCTCGATTGGGAATGTTCTATTAGCCGGATTTAGTGCTTTACCTACATAAGACACTTTACTTTCAAATGGTTCGTCAAATAATTCTTTGATAATAATTTTAGCACTCGCACCTTGTTTAATTTCAGCAGCGTATCTTTCCGGAATTCCGGCTTCAATTTTTAGTCTTGATGGATCAATAACTCTAACTATCTGAACTGCAGGAGGAACAAACTCACCAACTTCAAAAGCTCTGGAATCAACTAGTCCGCTAAACGGTGCTTTAATAAATGTCTTATCATATAAAATTTTTGCTTGCTCATACATAGCCTTTAACTGATCACGAGTGTACTTTGTATTAAGCAATTCAAATTCACTTCCTACATTCTCATCAAAAACTTTTTGTTGCCGCTGATATTTAGCATCTGCTAATTCGTACTGAGCTTTGGCTGCATTCATGGAAGCTTTCATAGCATCATTATCAAGAATTAATATTGTATCGCCCTTATTTACGTACGCTCCCTTGTCGTTAACAATTTGCTTAACTATACCACCCATTTCGTGTGAAATTCTAGCGTCATTATAAGGTTTTACGGTTCCTATCGTTGTTATTACATCGGTATAATCTTGAGAATTCAGATTTTCTATTTCAACATTTACGGATTTTACATTCTCTATTTCTATTTCAGGATTTTCATCCGAACACGATGTTAGGGTCATAATTGCGAATGCAAAAGCGACGATAATTACAGTATATTTTTGTCTCATACTAAAGTTCCTTTAGTTCTTATTTAAAATTTCATCTGCTGTTTTACCTAATAGTAAATCCAGTTTTGCATGTTCCACAAAGTAATCGTGTATTGACTGTAAATAATTAACTTTAGCTTGTGAAACATCTACTAACGCATTTGTCACTTCTATTTGAGAACTCAACCCGTTTGTAAATCTCTTTGAAGCGATTTCGAAACCTCTCTCGGTTTCATTTACCGCGCCACTGTAGGCAGCAATTTGTTGTTCAATTTTTTCGACCGTTAAAATTGAATTCTCATATTCATTCTTCACTGCTTTTTTTGTTTTAAGATAATCCTCGACTGATTTCTTATAATCTATTTCAGCTTGCTGAACTTTCGAATCAAGTTCCCAACCTTTGAATATCGGTACCGATAAAGCGACACCTACAAAAACCG
It contains:
- a CDS encoding efflux RND transporter periplasmic adaptor subunit, with product MRQKYTVIIVAFAFAIMTLTSCSDENPEIEIENVKSVNVEIENLNSQDYTDVITTIGTVKPYNDARISHEMGGIVKQIVNDKGAYVNKGDTILILDNDAMKASMNAAKAQYELADAKYQRQQKVFDENVGSEFELLNTKYTRDQLKAMYEQAKILYDKTFIKAPFSGLVDSRAFEVGEFVPPAVQIVRVIDPSRLKIEAGIPERYAAEIKQGASAKIIIKELFDEPFESKVSYVGKALNPANRTFPIEIVIQNKNGLIKPDMLAEVSITKQNYKDIIIIPEEVITRTDDGYIVFVEKDGKAELRNINILNRNGDAVAVKSGLSKGDRLIVVGFQNLVDGENVSIVN
- a CDS encoding efflux RND transporter permease subunit; translation: MKITDVSIDNRTSIFILVFIIIIFGITSYNSLPREASPDVQIPLVIVSTPYFGVSPEDIESLITQPIEKEISTISEVKELRSASFEGFSLIQAEFQSGFDIDEALQKIRDKVQKAESELPDDVEKPEIIEINFSEFPIMTYNISGPYGLVKLKDIADDLKDEIENINGVLEVKISGGLEREVKVDVDANKLMHYNLRFDDIIEAIQNENRTIPGGSIDLATKSFLVRVPGEFDKPYIIQDLIAKMHEGKPIYIRDVAEVSYSFKDRTTYARVNGVDAVTLNISKRVGANIIEIADKVKEVIANAKSSYPDGLNFNLTVDFSKDIKESNRNLENNIFSGLVLVLIVLLFFLGIRNALFVAIAIPLSMLISFTLLSAFGFTLNFIVLFSLILALGMLVDNAIVVIENIYKFLEEGYDLIRAAKTATAEVAWPITTSTLTTVLAFLPMTFWPGVVGDFMFYLPITVIITLTSSLFVALIINPVFASKFMKVENPNDKADTLLKKLILPLNKLTHFFVDVALPVVIRYYEKFLKSAVGKERDKNQKVNKRNWFGILATIILIMITNAAVETPEIPNVLVLIISTLLGVGIIYLFLNPRLKIISGTILLLIIISLVYREFDHGVEFFPNIDPPRVYVNIESPTGTNIDMSNRIAKSVEQELKQFAEVDVKDYVANVGSSNNPFDGGSSTPNKSTITVQYIDYDLRSQSSKITTDQIREAISKIPGAEYDIQQEAAGPPVGKPVNIEISGDDFTMLGVLADQVKDQIKEILGVVDIQDDYDAGRPEVRVIINREKAALLDMNTSIIANSIRTAINGFEASNYRVNEDEYDITVRLKEDQRNSIDALNSLRIIYNDKKGNTLDVPLSSVAEISRDRGPGSIRRVDLKRVVTVSSNVKEGFNQNEVLDNVKAKLASFNLPQDYKIDYTGQNEEQEKAQEFLGRAFMIALLSIFLVLVIQFNSLSQPLIIMAAVIISLIGVLIGLTLFGMAFGIIMTGIGVISLAGVIVNNNIVLIDYVNILRNRGLSVTDSVIRAGLRRFRPVTLTAITTILGLIPLTFGFGFDLYTLSFQSGGTDAEFWRQMGVAVIFGLLFGTVLTLIIVPVIYTIIYDLPDVVRVTKESLKNWLSSTLSKKK